A part of Saccharomonospora amisosensis genomic DNA contains:
- a CDS encoding DNA translocase FtsK: MASGSVTKGGSAARGGRGKSPTKSATRSPTRNSARSRPTSRPAARRPAARRPGRSSPGTFAKAVRGGWTLLAKGVGGLARTVGRTRDLEPEHRRDGVALGLIALGLVTAVGVMWEAAGPVGRWVAIGTRSVFGAAAAALPLALVVAAVALMRSEPRPQTRPRRVIGTSLVTLSILGLLHVFNGRPQRHDDQMFAGGWLGWLSGDLLSRGVTVWIAVPLLVLLLGYGLLVFTGTPVRQVPQRLREWGAEPGEQEHDEPAPGENVTATDPSAVRLRKPARRRQASAAAVGAEGETESAAEPAVPATQPELPLPAPTGPATTARSAARKQRKTEPALAVTRTVEGDYQLPSADLLALGDAPKARSKANDAMIEAITGVLEQFNVDAQVTGFTRGPTVTRYEVELGPGVKVEKITALTKNIAYAVATDNVRLLAPIPGKSAVGIEVPNTDREMVRLGDVLRSPKAAEDDHPMVIGLGKDIEGHFVTANLTKMPHLLVAGSTGSGKSSFVNSMLVSLLARATPAECRMILIDPKMVELTPYEGIPHLITPIITQPKKAAAALAWLVEEMEQRYQDMQANRVRHIDDFNKKVRSGDIQAPPGSEREYRPYPYIMAIVDELADLMMTAPRDVEDAIVRITQKARAAGIHLVLATQRPSVDVVTGLIKTNVPSRLAFATSSLTDSRVILDQPGAEKLIGMGDGLYLPMGASKPARIQGAFVSDEEITAVVNATKEQAEPDYTDGVTAAKAGEHKEIDPDIGDDLDVLLQAAELVVSSQFGSTSMLQRKLRVGFAKAGRLMDLLETRGVVGPSEGSKARDVLVKPEDLPGVLALIRGGDPEPDTEAGDGGDGGDLA, translated from the coding sequence ATGGCGAGCGGTTCGGTGACCAAGGGCGGAAGCGCGGCGCGTGGCGGTAGAGGCAAGAGCCCGACAAAGAGCGCCACGAGGAGCCCCACCAGGAACTCGGCCCGCTCCCGACCTACCTCGCGGCCCGCTGCCAGGCGGCCGGCTGCGCGCCGCCCCGGCCGTTCCTCCCCTGGGACGTTCGCCAAGGCCGTGCGAGGCGGCTGGACACTGCTCGCGAAGGGCGTCGGCGGGCTGGCCCGCACGGTCGGCCGCACGCGGGACCTGGAACCGGAACACCGCAGGGACGGCGTCGCGCTCGGGCTGATCGCGCTGGGCCTGGTCACCGCCGTGGGGGTGATGTGGGAGGCGGCCGGACCGGTCGGCCGGTGGGTCGCGATCGGAACTCGCAGCGTGTTCGGCGCCGCGGCCGCCGCGCTACCGCTCGCACTGGTGGTCGCCGCCGTCGCGTTGATGCGGTCGGAACCGCGACCGCAGACCCGGCCCCGCAGGGTGATCGGCACCTCGCTGGTCACGCTGTCGATACTCGGCTTGCTGCACGTGTTCAACGGAAGGCCGCAGCGACACGACGATCAGATGTTCGCGGGCGGTTGGCTGGGTTGGCTGTCCGGCGACCTGCTGTCCAGGGGAGTCACCGTCTGGATCGCGGTGCCACTGCTGGTCCTGCTGCTTGGCTACGGGCTACTGGTCTTCACCGGAACCCCGGTGCGTCAGGTGCCGCAACGGCTGCGGGAATGGGGAGCCGAACCCGGCGAGCAGGAGCACGACGAGCCCGCGCCGGGTGAGAACGTCACCGCCACCGACCCCTCGGCGGTGCGGCTTCGCAAACCCGCGAGGCGCAGGCAGGCCAGCGCCGCCGCGGTGGGCGCGGAAGGCGAAACGGAAAGCGCGGCGGAGCCCGCAGTGCCCGCGACCCAGCCGGAGCTGCCGCTGCCCGCACCGACCGGTCCGGCGACCACCGCGCGTTCTGCCGCGCGCAAGCAGCGCAAGACCGAGCCCGCGTTGGCGGTCACTCGAACCGTCGAGGGCGACTACCAACTGCCGTCGGCGGACCTGCTGGCGCTCGGCGACGCGCCGAAGGCTCGCAGCAAGGCGAACGACGCCATGATCGAGGCGATCACCGGGGTTCTCGAACAGTTCAATGTGGACGCACAGGTGACTGGCTTCACGCGTGGCCCGACGGTGACGCGCTACGAGGTGGAACTCGGGCCGGGAGTGAAGGTCGAGAAGATCACCGCGCTCACCAAGAACATCGCCTACGCCGTGGCCACCGACAATGTGCGGCTGCTCGCACCGATCCCCGGCAAATCCGCGGTCGGTATCGAGGTACCCAACACCGACCGGGAGATGGTGCGCCTGGGCGACGTGCTGCGCTCGCCCAAGGCGGCGGAGGACGACCACCCGATGGTCATCGGGCTTGGCAAGGACATCGAGGGCCATTTCGTCACCGCGAACCTGACCAAGATGCCGCACCTGCTGGTCGCGGGCTCCACCGGCTCCGGTAAGTCCAGCTTCGTCAACTCCATGCTGGTGTCGCTGCTGGCACGGGCGACGCCAGCGGAGTGCAGGATGATCCTGATCGACCCGAAGATGGTGGAGCTCACCCCCTACGAGGGCATCCCGCACCTGATCACGCCGATCATCACGCAGCCGAAGAAGGCCGCGGCCGCGCTGGCGTGGCTGGTGGAGGAGATGGAGCAGCGCTACCAGGACATGCAGGCCAACCGGGTGCGTCACATCGACGACTTCAACAAGAAGGTGAGATCCGGTGACATCCAGGCGCCGCCCGGCAGCGAGCGGGAGTACCGGCCCTACCCCTACATCATGGCGATCGTCGACGAGCTCGCCGATCTCATGATGACCGCGCCGCGCGACGTGGAGGACGCGATCGTGCGGATCACGCAGAAGGCCCGTGCCGCGGGTATCCACCTCGTGCTGGCCACCCAGCGGCCGTCCGTGGACGTCGTCACCGGGCTGATCAAGACGAACGTACCGTCCCGGCTGGCCTTCGCCACGTCATCACTCACCGACTCGCGGGTGATCCTCGACCAGCCGGGCGCCGAGAAGCTGATCGGCATGGGCGACGGGCTCTACCTGCCGATGGGAGCAAGCAAGCCCGCACGCATCCAGGGTGCCTTCGTCAGCGATGAGGAGATCACCGCGGTGGTCAACGCCACCAAGGAGCAGGCAGAGCCCGACTACACCGACGGTGTCACCGCCGCGAAGGCGGGCGAGCACAAGGAGATCGACCCCGACATCGGCGACGACCTCGACGTGCTGCTCCAGGCGGCGGAACTGGTGGTCAGTTCCCAGTTCGGGTCCACGTCGATGTTGCAGCGCAAGCTACGGGTCGGCTTCGCCAAGGCGGGCAGGCTGATGGATCTACTGGAAACCCGGGGCGTGGTGGGCCCCTCCGAGGGTTCGAAGGCTCGCGACGTGCTCGTCAAGCCGGAGGACCTGCCGGGGGTGCTCGCGCTGATCCGGGGCGGCGACCCGGAGCCGGATACCGAAGCCGGCGACGGTGGCGACGGCGGCGACCTGGCCTAG
- a CDS encoding lysophospholipid acyltransferase family protein yields the protein MLRAMVALYPEEDVPTRREDSTPLIWRTMLAVDEGLVHLAGRLRVTGGVRRELRGRPLLMAANHIGVFDAFVLMAACRRIGLAPRFMLAGGLLDAPVLGTALRASGHLRVDRGSTSAVEQFATAVQALSDTRAPIIVYPEGRISHDPGLWPERGKTGAARLALATGVPVVPISQWGAHEAVYWGTERVEGLADIVPLARSGLTSPLRRPTFRVHFGEPVDLSAYQPDRAGDAVRAHAEIMRAITRGLVPLRTEEPDRPRFHDPTRPTDSTSPWRP from the coding sequence ATGCTTCGCGCCATGGTCGCGCTGTATCCGGAGGAAGACGTGCCGACACGCCGCGAGGACAGCACTCCGCTGATCTGGCGCACGATGCTCGCGGTCGACGAGGGGCTGGTACACCTCGCGGGCAGGCTGCGGGTGACCGGCGGCGTCCGGCGTGAGTTGCGGGGCAGGCCACTGCTCATGGCGGCGAACCACATCGGCGTGTTCGACGCGTTCGTGCTGATGGCGGCGTGCAGGCGGATCGGTCTGGCGCCGCGGTTCATGCTCGCGGGCGGGCTGCTGGACGCGCCGGTGCTTGGCACGGCGCTGCGGGCGAGCGGCCACCTGCGTGTCGACCGGGGCTCGACCTCCGCCGTCGAGCAGTTCGCCACGGCGGTCCAGGCGTTGAGCGACACGCGCGCGCCGATCATCGTCTATCCGGAAGGCCGAATCAGCCACGACCCCGGGCTGTGGCCGGAACGCGGCAAGACCGGGGCCGCGCGCCTCGCACTCGCCACCGGGGTGCCCGTGGTGCCGATCAGTCAGTGGGGCGCCCACGAGGCGGTGTACTGGGGCACCGAGCGCGTCGAAGGACTCGCCGACATCGTGCCGCTCGCGCGGTCGGGCCTCACTTCTCCGTTGCGCAGGCCGACGTTTCGGGTGCACTTCGGCGAACCGGTGGACCTGTCGGCGTACCAGCCCGACCGGGCAGGCGACGCGGTGAGGGCACACGCGGAAATCATGCGGGCGATCACTCGGGGGCTTGTTCCGTTGCGGACCGAGGAACCCGACCGACCGAGGTTCCACGATCCGACGCGGCCCACGGACAGCACCAGCCCATGGCGGCCCTGA
- a CDS encoding EamA family transporter: MVVSTSPTAKPAPVSRGRGLALILLASLSFGSSGPLGKPAMLAGLSPQQVASVRIGLSAVVLLVGVALVRPALLKVRREQWRLLVGYGLLAVAGVQLFYFLAATRIPVGIAILLEFTSPVLVALWVRIVRKVRLPWQLWAGIALALLGLALVARVHEGLRIDAVGLLAGLGAALCSAAYFLLGEHGVSSQHPLSMVTWGMVVGAVAVSVVAPPWDLPVSVLLRTADFGPWQPPVWLLLAAVALVSTVLAYLAGITALRHLPVSTASVLALLEPLVATTAAWLLLGEELAWPQLVGAVVLLCGALVVQLWAPGKRTGPELAGEPLPREG, encoded by the coding sequence GTGGTCGTCAGTACGTCTCCCACCGCTAAGCCCGCGCCCGTCAGCCGCGGCCGTGGGTTGGCGCTGATCCTGCTCGCCTCGCTGTCCTTCGGCAGTTCCGGCCCGCTCGGCAAGCCCGCGATGCTCGCGGGGCTCTCGCCGCAGCAGGTCGCCTCGGTGCGGATCGGGCTTTCCGCGGTTGTGCTCCTGGTCGGCGTCGCGCTGGTGCGGCCCGCGCTGCTGAAGGTGCGGCGCGAGCAGTGGCGGCTGCTGGTGGGGTATGGCCTGCTCGCGGTCGCGGGCGTGCAGTTGTTCTACTTCCTCGCCGCCACGCGCATCCCCGTCGGCATCGCGATCCTGCTGGAATTCACCTCGCCGGTGCTGGTCGCGCTGTGGGTGCGGATCGTGCGAAAGGTGCGCCTGCCGTGGCAGCTGTGGGCGGGGATCGCGTTGGCCCTGCTCGGCCTCGCGCTGGTGGCCCGGGTACACGAGGGGCTGCGCATCGACGCGGTGGGCCTGCTCGCGGGTCTTGGCGCGGCGTTGTGCTCGGCGGCCTACTTCCTGCTCGGCGAACACGGCGTCTCCAGCCAGCACCCGTTGAGCATGGTGACCTGGGGCATGGTCGTCGGCGCCGTCGCCGTGTCCGTCGTGGCGCCGCCGTGGGACCTGCCGGTGTCGGTGCTGCTTCGCACCGCCGACTTCGGTCCCTGGCAGCCGCCGGTGTGGCTGCTGCTCGCCGCGGTGGCGCTGGTCTCGACCGTGCTGGCATACCTCGCCGGGATCACGGCACTGCGCCACCTGCCCGTCTCCACGGCGAGCGTGCTGGCGCTGCTGGAGCCGCTGGTCGCCACCACGGCAGCGTGGCTGCTGCTCGGCGAGGAGCTGGCCTGGCCGCAGCTGGTCGGTGCGGTGGTGTTGCTCTGCGGGGCGCTCGTCGTCCAACTGTGGGCGCCGGGTAAGCGGACCGGTCCGGAGCTCGCGGGCGAGCCACTCCCCCGCGAGGGGTAG
- a CDS encoding ribonuclease J produces the protein MTELPTGPGPTQAPPPLPEGGLRVVALGGIGEVGRNMTVFEYAGRLLVVDCGVLFPEDSQPGVDLILPDFRAIEDRLDDIEAIVLTHGHEDHIGAVPFLLRMRPDLPVYGSRFTLALLAAKCKEHRQRPTLFEVAERERRTVGEFDLEFFAVNHSIPDALAVAIRTPAGLVLHTGDIKLDQLPLDNRLTDLAGFSRLGDEGVDLLCIDSTNAEVPGFVTPERDIGPVLDEVIAAVRQRVIVACFASHVHRVQQVLDAAERHGRRVAFVGRSMVRNMTIAAELGLLNIPQGLLVDLDEAVNLPESKVLFVSTGSQGEPLSALSRMARGEHRQISIRAGDTVVLASSLIPGNETAVFGVINGLMRLGANVVHQGNAKVHVSGHASAGELLFLYNAVRPSNVMPVHGEWRHLRANGELAVRTGVAADRVVLAEDGVVVDLVDGRASTTGRVEVGMVYVDGLSVGDVGDSTLSDRLVLGEGGFIAITVAVDSTSGRAVSPPTVSGRGFSDDPKALDEAVSLVEMELSRTEAEGITDTHRIAQSVRRVVGRWVAETYRRRPMIVPTVIPV, from the coding sequence GTGACCGAACTACCGACCGGACCAGGACCTACCCAAGCTCCACCCCCACTGCCCGAAGGCGGGCTGCGCGTCGTCGCACTCGGCGGTATCGGCGAGGTCGGCCGCAACATGACCGTCTTCGAGTACGCGGGCCGGCTGCTCGTCGTGGACTGCGGGGTGCTGTTCCCCGAGGACTCCCAGCCCGGCGTCGACCTGATCCTGCCGGACTTCCGCGCGATCGAGGACCGGCTCGACGACATCGAGGCCATCGTGCTGACCCATGGGCACGAGGACCACATCGGAGCCGTGCCGTTCCTGCTGCGGATGCGGCCCGACCTGCCGGTGTACGGTTCGCGGTTCACGCTCGCGTTGCTGGCCGCCAAGTGCAAGGAGCACAGGCAGCGGCCGACCCTGTTCGAGGTGGCCGAACGCGAGCGCCGCACCGTCGGTGAATTCGACCTGGAGTTCTTCGCCGTCAACCACTCCATTCCCGACGCGCTGGCGGTGGCCATCCGTACGCCCGCGGGGCTGGTGCTGCACACCGGCGACATCAAGCTGGACCAGTTGCCGCTGGACAACCGGCTCACCGACCTCGCGGGCTTCTCCCGGCTCGGCGACGAGGGTGTGGACCTGCTGTGCATCGACTCGACCAACGCCGAGGTGCCGGGCTTCGTCACACCTGAGCGCGACATCGGTCCCGTGCTCGACGAGGTGATCGCCGCCGTGCGTCAGCGCGTGATCGTGGCCTGCTTCGCCAGCCACGTGCACCGCGTGCAGCAGGTGCTCGACGCCGCGGAGCGGCACGGTCGGCGGGTTGCGTTCGTCGGCAGGTCGATGGTGCGCAACATGACGATCGCCGCCGAGTTGGGCCTGCTGAACATCCCGCAGGGGCTGCTCGTCGATCTGGACGAGGCGGTGAACCTGCCGGAAAGCAAGGTGCTGTTCGTCTCCACCGGCTCGCAGGGCGAGCCGCTGTCGGCTCTGTCCCGGATGGCCAGAGGGGAACACCGCCAGATCTCGATCAGGGCAGGCGACACCGTGGTGCTGGCGAGCTCGCTCATCCCCGGCAACGAGACCGCGGTGTTCGGCGTCATCAACGGGCTGATGCGGCTCGGTGCGAATGTGGTGCACCAGGGCAACGCCAAGGTGCACGTGTCCGGCCACGCCTCCGCGGGGGAGTTGCTCTTCCTGTACAACGCCGTCCGGCCGAGCAACGTGATGCCCGTGCACGGCGAATGGCGGCACCTGCGGGCCAACGGTGAACTCGCCGTGCGCACCGGTGTTGCCGCGGACCGGGTGGTGCTCGCCGAGGACGGCGTCGTGGTGGACCTGGTCGACGGGAGGGCATCGACCACGGGGCGCGTCGAGGTCGGCATGGTCTACGTCGACGGGCTTTCGGTCGGCGACGTCGGGGACTCGACGCTTTCCGACCGGCTTGTCCTCGGAGAGGGCGGGTTCATCGCGATCACCGTCGCGGTGGACTCGACCAGCGGCCGTGCGGTCAGCCCCCCCACGGTGTCCGGGCGCGGATTCTCCGACGACCCCAAGGCGCTGGACGAGGCGGTGTCGCTCGTGGAGATGGAGCTGTCGCGTACCGAGGCGGAGGGCATCACCGACACCCACCGCATCGCGCAGTCGGTCCGCCGGGTGGTGGGCCGCTGGGTGGCCGAGACCTACCGGCGGCGGCCGATGATCGTGCCCACGGTCATCCCCGTGTAG
- the dapA gene encoding 4-hydroxy-tetrahydrodipicolinate synthase: MSIAPSTPPTAAPGRPFGRVLTAMITPFDAEGAVDLKRAQELAVHLLELGNDGLVINGTTGESPTTSDEEKAALVSAVVEAVGDRATVVAGAGTYDTAHSVELVRQAEKAGAHGVLLVTPYYSRPTQAGLYAHFTTVADATELPVMLYDIPPRSIVPIEVDTLRRLAEHPRIVAVKDAKGDLLAGSEVIANTHLAYYSGDDALNLPWLSVGAAGVVSVIGHVVAGRIRAMIEAYEDGDTSTARTNHRGMLPVYRAFSRVGGVVFAKTALRLRGYDVGEPRLPIVPAAQEQIEAIAADLTQAGVPLEESPTSDWAGSRVAQADSAAAYVAPTTHTSVGTIHR, translated from the coding sequence ATGTCGATCGCACCGTCCACCCCGCCCACCGCAGCGCCGGGCAGACCCTTCGGCCGGGTGCTCACCGCCATGATCACGCCCTTCGACGCCGAAGGAGCGGTTGACCTCAAGCGGGCTCAGGAGCTCGCCGTGCACCTGCTGGAACTGGGCAACGACGGGCTCGTCATCAACGGCACGACGGGGGAGAGCCCCACCACCAGCGACGAAGAGAAGGCCGCGCTCGTCAGTGCCGTCGTCGAGGCCGTAGGGGACAGGGCCACCGTCGTCGCGGGCGCGGGTACCTACGACACCGCGCACAGCGTGGAACTCGTGCGCCAGGCGGAGAAGGCCGGTGCTCACGGCGTGCTGCTGGTGACCCCGTACTACTCGAGGCCGACACAGGCCGGCCTGTACGCGCACTTCACCACCGTCGCCGACGCCACGGAACTGCCCGTGATGCTGTACGACATCCCGCCACGCTCGATCGTGCCCATCGAGGTGGACACGCTGCGCAGGCTCGCGGAGCACCCGCGCATCGTGGCCGTCAAGGACGCCAAGGGTGACCTGCTCGCGGGCAGCGAGGTCATCGCCAACACCCACCTGGCCTACTACTCCGGCGACGACGCGCTGAACCTGCCGTGGTTGTCCGTGGGCGCGGCAGGCGTGGTGAGCGTCATCGGGCACGTCGTGGCGGGCCGGATCCGCGCGATGATCGAGGCCTACGAGGACGGTGACACCTCGACCGCGCGCACCAACCACCGAGGAATGCTGCCGGTCTATCGTGCCTTCTCCCGTGTCGGCGGCGTGGTGTTCGCCAAGACGGCGCTGCGGCTTCGCGGCTACGACGTCGGCGAGCCCCGGCTGCCTATCGTGCCCGCCGCGCAGGAACAGATCGAGGCCATCGCGGCGGATCTGACGCAGGCCGGGGTGCCGCTGGAGGAGTCGCCTACCAGTGACTGGGCGGGCTCCCGCGTCGCGCAGGCCGACTCCGCTGCGGCATACGTGGCACCCACCACACACACGAGTGTTGGGACCATTCATAGGTGA
- a CDS encoding serine/threonine-protein kinase has protein sequence MTDEQTRPPHVNQGSPGHRTIANRYTLLGELGRGGMGVVWRAQDIVIGRQVAIKELTLPEGAEDAGVFQERVLREVRSGGRLNDPAVVTVFDVIAEGDTTFIVMELLEAPTLSEVVRRSGPLQPHHVASIGEQVLSALRAAHEAGIVHRDVKPGNIMVGPNGRVKLTDFGIAQAIDDPRLTTSGMLVGSPAFMAPERVAGRETLPASDLWSLGATLFFAVEGIVPFERSTTAATLHAIMNEVPYLTHAQGPLASAIMGLLIANPEARINAEQARGLLSMAVTQQPLPSTPPGGQPTLPHQAGQPPTMLAGHTAFGAGGPAPRGNRKALVIGGAVAAVAMLVAGFFLGKPVWSPSVDDALQSTLTYGEGGDIADPYIDGQSYHCVNTPIVKGRSISQNNWVDCEEAHDAELYDYHWSLGGSDEEDSRQASYPGVEPLAEFGERACGLSFHSNRISDEFRPRLRYQVLVPSQREWEQRPESGTDDAARTVYCFAVDAAGGQLTGEATREIE, from the coding sequence GTGACCGACGAGCAGACCCGGCCACCCCACGTCAACCAGGGGTCGCCCGGCCATCGCACGATCGCGAACCGCTACACACTGCTGGGTGAGCTCGGCCGAGGTGGCATGGGGGTGGTGTGGCGTGCTCAGGACATCGTCATCGGACGGCAGGTGGCGATCAAGGAGCTGACACTGCCGGAGGGCGCCGAGGACGCGGGTGTCTTCCAGGAACGTGTGCTTCGCGAGGTGCGCAGCGGTGGCCGCCTCAACGACCCGGCCGTGGTCACGGTGTTCGACGTGATCGCCGAGGGCGACACCACGTTCATCGTGATGGAACTCTTGGAGGCACCGACCCTGTCGGAGGTGGTGCGGCGCAGCGGACCACTGCAGCCGCACCACGTCGCCTCGATCGGCGAGCAGGTGCTTTCGGCGTTGCGCGCCGCTCACGAAGCAGGCATCGTGCACCGCGACGTCAAGCCGGGCAACATCATGGTCGGCCCGAACGGGCGCGTGAAGCTCACCGATTTCGGGATCGCACAAGCCATCGACGACCCTCGGCTGACGACCAGCGGCATGCTCGTCGGCTCACCCGCGTTCATGGCGCCGGAACGGGTCGCGGGCAGGGAGACCTTGCCCGCCTCGGACCTGTGGTCGCTGGGAGCGACGCTGTTCTTCGCCGTGGAGGGCATCGTGCCCTTCGAACGATCGACCACAGCCGCGACGCTGCACGCGATCATGAACGAGGTTCCCTACCTCACCCACGCACAGGGGCCACTCGCCTCGGCCATCATGGGTCTCCTGATCGCCAACCCCGAGGCCAGGATCAATGCCGAGCAGGCGCGTGGGCTGCTCAGTATGGCGGTCACGCAGCAGCCGTTGCCGTCAACCCCGCCTGGCGGTCAGCCCACCTTGCCGCACCAGGCAGGCCAGCCACCCACGATGCTCGCGGGTCACACCGCGTTCGGTGCGGGCGGGCCTGCCCCACGCGGCAACCGGAAGGCGCTCGTCATCGGCGGCGCGGTCGCCGCGGTGGCGATGCTGGTGGCCGGTTTCTTCCTCGGCAAGCCGGTGTGGTCGCCCTCTGTCGACGACGCGCTGCAGTCGACGTTGACCTACGGCGAGGGCGGGGACATCGCCGACCCCTACATCGACGGCCAGAGCTACCACTGCGTGAACACCCCCATCGTCAAGGGCAGGTCGATCTCGCAGAACAACTGGGTGGACTGTGAAGAGGCACACGATGCCGAGCTGTACGACTACCACTGGAGCCTCGGCGGCTCGGACGAGGAGGACAGCAGGCAGGCGAGCTACCCCGGGGTGGAGCCGCTTGCCGAGTTCGGGGAGCGTGCCTGCGGCCTGAGCTTCCACTCCAACCGGATCAGCGACGAGTTTCGGCCCCGGCTGCGCTATCAGGTGCTGGTGCCCAGCCAGCGGGAGTGGGAGCAGCGGCCCGAGAGCGGCACCGATGACGCTGCCCGCACCGTCTACTGCTTCGCCGTCGACGCGGCTGGCGGCCAACTCACCGGCGAGGCCACGCGGGAAATCGAGTAG
- a CDS encoding ACT domain-containing protein — protein MRRLAIDVRPEEYAVARLDASAVVPEPLLEPADGALVSVTRTDAELSVVCPAALVPAKARSERGWRALTVRGPLAFTLTGIIAALSSELAAAGVALFSLSTFDTDHVLVKHTDLDRAVTALRLAGHEVHGV, from the coding sequence ATGCGGCGACTCGCCATCGACGTCCGCCCGGAGGAGTACGCGGTCGCCCGCCTCGACGCGAGCGCGGTCGTGCCCGAGCCGTTGCTGGAGCCCGCCGATGGCGCGCTGGTGTCGGTCACTCGGACAGACGCCGAGTTGTCCGTTGTCTGCCCGGCGGCACTCGTGCCCGCCAAGGCCCGCTCGGAACGGGGCTGGCGGGCGCTGACCGTGCGCGGCCCACTGGCCTTCACCCTCACCGGGATCATCGCGGCACTGTCCAGCGAGCTGGCCGCGGCCGGCGTCGCGCTGTTCAGCCTCTCCACGTTCGACACCGATCATGTCCTGGTCAAGCACACCGATCTGGACCGTGCGGTTACCGCGTTGCGGCTGGCAGGCCACGAAGTCCACGGGGTTTGA
- the thyX gene encoding FAD-dependent thymidylate synthase produces the protein MAETVSPKVRLIAKTEFFPPEDVPWSTDADGGQALAEFAGRACYQSWKKPNPKTATNAGYLDHIIEVGHLSVLEHGSATFYITGISRSLTHELIRHRHFSYSQLSQRYVPERDAAFVEPEVIANDPELHEKFLAAAQASVDAYTELLAGLEQKFADAPSATLRRKQARQAARSVLPNATETRIVVTGNYRAWRHFIAMRATEHADVEIRGLAVECLRQLQKVAENVFADFTISTLPDGTEVASSPRVIEG, from the coding sequence GTGGCCGAGACGGTGTCGCCCAAGGTGCGGTTGATCGCGAAGACGGAGTTCTTCCCGCCGGAGGACGTGCCGTGGTCCACCGACGCCGACGGTGGCCAGGCGCTCGCCGAGTTCGCGGGCAGGGCCTGCTACCAGTCGTGGAAGAAGCCCAACCCCAAGACAGCGACCAACGCGGGCTACCTCGACCACATCATCGAGGTCGGTCACCTTTCGGTGCTGGAGCACGGTTCGGCGACCTTCTACATCACCGGCATCTCCCGCTCGCTCACCCACGAGCTGATCCGGCACCGGCACTTCTCCTACTCGCAGTTGTCGCAGCGGTACGTGCCCGAACGCGACGCCGCCTTCGTGGAGCCCGAGGTGATCGCCAACGATCCCGAGTTGCACGAGAAGTTCCTCGCCGCCGCACAGGCCAGCGTCGATGCCTACACGGAACTGCTCGCCGGGTTGGAGCAGAAGTTCGCCGACGCGCCGAGCGCCACCCTGCGCCGCAAGCAGGCCCGGCAGGCTGCCCGCTCGGTGCTGCCCAACGCCACCGAGACCCGCATCGTGGTCACCGGGAACTACCGGGCCTGGCGGCACTTCATCGCGATGCGCGCCACCGAACACGCCGACGTGGAGATCCGCGGCCTTGCCGTGGAATGCCTGCGGCAACTGCAGAAGGTCGCGGAGAACGTGTTCGCCGACTTCACGATCTCCACACTGCCCGACGGCACCGAGGTGGCCTCCAGTCCCAGGGTCATCGAGGGCTGA
- a CDS encoding toxin-antitoxin system HicB family antitoxin, which produces MDLTPYLSALREDLSTTASAGDEQLRRAAAVLSAALEPSARLMLLNALSDLAAEVTAQLPEHVVEVRLDGRDVRVVVTGTGRQRPDEPPSPPPPTPPPPPSADSGDISRMTLRLFEQLKSQAEQAAAAQGVSLNTFVSQAVHAALRGTQHRHDHGGSDRPRSQPGRGGQLRGWVEG; this is translated from the coding sequence ATGGACCTGACTCCGTACCTCTCGGCTCTGCGGGAGGACCTGAGCACCACGGCATCCGCTGGCGACGAGCAACTGCGGCGCGCGGCCGCTGTGCTTTCGGCGGCGCTGGAGCCTTCGGCACGGCTGATGCTGCTGAACGCGCTGTCCGATCTCGCAGCCGAGGTCACCGCCCAGTTGCCCGAGCACGTCGTCGAGGTACGGCTCGACGGCAGGGACGTGCGCGTGGTCGTCACGGGGACCGGCCGGCAGCGGCCGGACGAACCGCCCTCGCCACCACCACCTACTCCGCCCCCGCCGCCATCGGCCGACTCCGGGGACATCAGCCGCATGACGCTTCGGCTGTTCGAGCAGCTCAAGTCGCAGGCGGAGCAGGCGGCCGCGGCGCAGGGCGTCTCACTGAACACCTTCGTGTCCCAGGCGGTGCATGCGGCGCTGCGCGGGACGCAACACCGTCACGACCACGGCGGGTCGGACCGGCCCCGGTCCCAGCCCGGTCGGGGCGGTCAACTACGCGGCTGGGTGGAGGGATGA